One Rhodoflexus caldus genomic window, AAATCACCTATCATAGCAACTTGTATAATTTGAGTGAGGAAACAAGATTTCGGATTTTTAGAAACCGGCAAAAACTGTATCATCTGCAACAACCTATGTACTGATACAATGCTTAGTCAATCGCGCCTTACAAATATAATTTTCGTGGTTTGATTAATTCAAGTTATTGAAACACTGTGTTTAACTTTGTTGTTAATAGCCCGTAAACAAATTAAAATCATGACACAAGAACCTGTTAAAAGAGAGAAAAATACTCTTGCCGATTATCTTTCCTTAGGCCCTATGTTAGGCTATTTTCTGCGTGTTTTTAAGAAAGACGGCGGCAGTGGGCATATCAATTTCAACCTGCGCATGATGC contains:
- a CDS encoding DUF6728 family protein, whose product is MTQEPVKREKNTLADYLSLGPMLGYFLRVFKKDGGSGHINFNLRMMHGINRISILMFLFCLIVIIVRRLFL